In one window of Leptospira sp. GIMC2001 DNA:
- a CDS encoding ParB/RepB/Spo0J family partition protein, whose amino-acid sequence MAKSKVLGRGLGNLIPINENKQEMNYDGNSNLREIKISEILPNPNQPRKTFSDASIDELAVTIKQHGVIQPVVVQKTDRGYELIAGERRVRACKKAGFQKIPALVKVVSKKESLEMAILENIQRENLNPIDEAMAYQKLSDELGIKISELATRMGKNRSTISNLIRLLNFPTKIQELIRQGKISEGQARPVLSIADERKQLETIDKIINGGWTARQVEDYVAEVMGDSKPKSKSSKSPKAKDQSLLKLESKLRNKYSSKVELQHNENNGKGKIVLHYTNLEQMESILEQMGIKI is encoded by the coding sequence ATGGCGAAATCAAAAGTACTTGGTCGTGGTTTGGGAAATTTAATTCCCATAAACGAAAACAAACAAGAAATGAATTATGACGGTAATAGTAATCTTCGAGAAATAAAAATCTCCGAGATACTACCCAATCCAAACCAACCCAGAAAAACTTTCTCTGATGCAAGTATTGATGAGCTCGCAGTAACAATAAAACAGCATGGAGTAATTCAACCTGTTGTTGTGCAAAAAACAGATAGAGGATACGAACTCATTGCAGGAGAACGAAGAGTAAGAGCTTGTAAAAAAGCTGGCTTTCAAAAAATCCCAGCATTAGTAAAAGTCGTATCGAAAAAAGAATCTTTGGAAATGGCCATCTTGGAAAATATTCAAAGGGAAAATTTAAATCCTATTGATGAAGCTATGGCTTACCAGAAACTTTCAGATGAACTTGGAATAAAGATTTCGGAACTTGCAACTAGAATGGGTAAGAACCGTTCCACTATCTCAAATTTAATTCGGTTATTGAATTTTCCAACTAAGATTCAAGAACTGATTCGCCAAGGTAAAATTAGCGAAGGTCAAGCGAGACCAGTTCTATCGATAGCAGATGAAAGGAAGCAACTAGAGACAATCGATAAGATTATCAATGGTGGATGGACAGCGAGACAAGTTGAAGACTACGTGGCAGAGGTTATGGGTGATAGCAAACCAAAGTCAAAATCTTCTAAGTCACCAAAAGCAAAAGATCAGAGCTTACTCAAATTAGAATCGAAGCTGAGAAATAAATATTCTTCAAAGGTCGAATTGCAACATAATGAGAATAACGGAAAAGGTAAGATTGTTTTGCATTATACGAACTTAGAACAAATGGAATCTATTCTAGAGCAAATGGGAATTAAAATATAA